The following are encoded in a window of Candidatus Microthrix parvicella Bio17-1 genomic DNA:
- a CDS encoding restriction endonuclease subunit S, with protein MNLPEGVVMRRTGDGRAAPSTDLSAYQEVRPGDLVMNQLGKPHGALGVSGFHGIISPAYFIAELSDRIHPRFAHHLLRTRLYISEYERRGKFMPPSQFDISWDQFREIDLALPPPEVQRAIADYLDAETARIDALITKKRRMIDLLGEQVDAQVFAAVSGSLTAGSTPRKHTQIPWLDTIPSHWGSPWLGANHTTQLGKMLSASVASGPEQYPYVKNTNVQWDRFDLTDLPTMTFDASDRVRCNLDEGDLLVCEGGEVGRAAVWPGAPKDVFFQKAIHRVRPVSEAEPRYTMYCLWAAANMNVFAVEGNQATIVHLTGEKLREHRFPWPPLAEQREIVRHLDQSRAKVEGMVERLTKQIDLLAERRQALITAAVTGELEIPGVAA; from the coding sequence GTGAACCTCCCGGAAGGTGTGGTGATGCGACGAACGGGAGACGGACGCGCGGCGCCGTCAACGGACCTGTCCGCATACCAAGAAGTCAGGCCTGGCGACCTTGTGATGAACCAGCTTGGCAAGCCGCACGGCGCACTTGGCGTCTCGGGCTTCCACGGGATCATTAGCCCCGCATACTTCATCGCTGAACTCAGCGACCGCATCCATCCACGCTTCGCACACCACCTTCTTCGAACGAGGCTCTACATCAGCGAATACGAACGACGAGGAAAGTTCATGCCTCCCTCGCAGTTCGATATCAGCTGGGATCAGTTTCGGGAGATTGATCTCGCTCTGCCGCCACCTGAGGTACAGCGAGCGATTGCCGACTACCTCGACGCCGAGACCGCCCGTATCGACGCCCTCATCACCAAGAAGCGCCGCATGATTGACCTCCTCGGCGAACAGGTCGACGCTCAGGTCTTCGCCGCAGTGAGCGGCAGCCTCACGGCCGGTTCTACGCCACGCAAGCACACGCAGATCCCGTGGCTGGACACTATTCCGAGCCACTGGGGTAGCCCGTGGCTTGGCGCAAACCACACGACGCAGTTGGGCAAGATGCTCAGCGCCTCTGTGGCATCTGGCCCAGAGCAGTATCCGTACGTGAAGAATACCAATGTCCAATGGGACCGGTTCGATCTCACCGACCTTCCGACCATGACGTTCGATGCGAGCGATCGGGTCCGCTGCAACCTGGATGAGGGAGACCTTCTGGTATGCGAAGGCGGAGAGGTGGGCCGTGCGGCCGTCTGGCCTGGAGCCCCGAAAGACGTCTTCTTCCAGAAGGCGATTCACCGGGTCCGACCGGTCAGTGAGGCCGAGCCCAGGTACACGATGTACTGCCTCTGGGCAGCAGCGAACATGAACGTCTTCGCAGTCGAAGGAAATCAAGCAACCATCGTTCACCTGACCGGAGAGAAACTGCGCGAGCATCGCTTCCCATGGCCCCCACTCGCCGAACAGCGGGAGATCGTGCGACACCTGGATCAATCACGCGCAAAGGTCGAAGGCATGGTTGAACGGTTGACCAAGCAAATCGACCTGCTTGCTGAGCGGCGGCAGGCGTTGATCACCGCTGCCGTGACCGGCGAGCTGGAGATCCCGGGAGTGGCGGCATGA
- a CDS encoding type I restriction endonuclease has protein sequence MSNVDEAAFEQFICDWLVGSGGYDAVKIGNPKEPQQDFDVVRALDTFELFQFIDATQRPEWDKLVTLYGGDITKAQKGLADRVAQEQDKRGTVDVLRHGVVDLGQTIKLAFFRPASGLSPELIERYGKNRLTVTRQLPYEAGSTKTLDLCLFVNGVPVATAELKNHLTGQTVAQAVEQYRTDRDPKNTLLKRAVVHFAVDTEQAAMTTRLAGKATRFLPFNRGHDLGAGNPPNPDGHRTAYLWERVWQRDAWLDLLNRFVHVEPTPKGSKKQAQLTIFPRFHQWDAVLAMTAAARSNGAGDDYLVQHSAGSGKSNTIAWLAHRLSSLHNDADEKVFDKVVVITDRRVLDKQLQDTVHQFEHVHGVVQRIDEDSTQLAEALTGQQARIIITTLQKFPYVTEKIDSLPDRTYAVIVDEAHSSQTGESATKLKEVLGSADGAAAPDELTDPAEDALAAAVAARGKQPNLSFFAFTATPKARTLELFGRLDRGTGRHVPFHLYSMRQAIEEGFILDVLASYVTYKTYWNIENTTPDDPDFDPGKARAAIAKFVALHEHTLAQKAEVIVEHFRENVAHRIGGMAKAMVVTSSREHAARYVLALRKYVNDKGYTDVGVLVAFSGTLDLDGGTETESSMNGFPDSQTPAEFDGGEWQILVVAEKYQTGFDQPKLYAMYVDKPLNGLAAVQTLSRLNRTYDRDGIRKDGTFVLDFRNDADDIRAAFEPWYGETVAPPTDPNLLYDTRHALDEFGVLWPEEIERTVDLLLAKGATVTQRVHAALAPAIDRFLYDLEEDEQERFRDDLGRFVRTYAFLSQVVAFTDIKLERDYLYCKALAAFVKADGSVAVHPDVELTHLKLEQTFEGSVTLDGTVGEVVSIFGGTGKMHEPEPEPLSNIIAMLNERFGTSWDPKDRVFYDTVAEKLIERSDIQQQASANSPENFGLILAKEFQSGVLDQLGTSEDMALAYIDNTELQGEVLKAYLPFIQGKAKVAHQEHCDVTELLGPDRESASLEYKATLRTHQDSGGTFKPLEGASLKTIAAFMNGHEGGTLLIGVSDDGTVHGLDSDYANHSKQGQDQRDWFQQHLSNIISTSMGDAAVTNVRAQMHHVDGHDICRVQVDPSGFPVDATVIKQKPGGPKEKVTEFYVRGLNGTKALDVVEKQKYIAQRWPGTPEAS, from the coding sequence ATGAGCAACGTGGACGAGGCAGCGTTTGAGCAGTTCATCTGCGACTGGCTGGTGGGGTCGGGCGGCTACGACGCCGTGAAGATCGGCAATCCGAAGGAACCGCAGCAGGACTTCGATGTGGTCCGAGCGCTGGACACGTTCGAGTTGTTCCAGTTCATCGATGCCACCCAGCGACCTGAATGGGACAAGTTGGTCACGCTCTACGGCGGCGACATCACCAAAGCCCAGAAGGGCCTCGCCGACCGGGTGGCTCAGGAGCAAGACAAGCGAGGCACCGTGGATGTGCTGCGTCACGGCGTGGTCGACCTGGGCCAGACGATCAAGCTGGCGTTCTTCCGGCCGGCATCGGGTCTGTCGCCGGAGCTGATCGAGCGCTACGGCAAGAACCGGCTGACCGTCACCCGGCAGCTCCCCTACGAGGCCGGCTCCACCAAGACGCTGGACCTCTGCCTGTTCGTCAATGGGGTGCCGGTGGCGACCGCGGAGTTGAAGAACCATCTGACCGGGCAGACCGTGGCGCAGGCCGTCGAGCAGTACCGCACCGATCGGGATCCCAAGAACACGCTGCTGAAGCGGGCGGTGGTGCACTTTGCCGTCGACACCGAGCAGGCGGCGATGACCACGCGCCTGGCGGGCAAGGCGACCCGGTTCCTTCCGTTCAACCGGGGCCACGACCTGGGTGCGGGCAATCCGCCCAACCCGGACGGGCACCGCACCGCCTACCTGTGGGAACGGGTGTGGCAGCGCGACGCGTGGCTGGACCTGCTGAACCGCTTCGTCCACGTGGAGCCCACACCAAAGGGCTCGAAGAAGCAGGCGCAGCTGACGATCTTCCCCCGCTTCCATCAGTGGGATGCGGTGCTGGCCATGACGGCCGCCGCCCGCAGCAACGGCGCCGGTGACGACTACCTTGTTCAGCACTCGGCCGGGTCGGGCAAGAGCAACACGATCGCCTGGCTGGCGCACCGGCTGTCGTCGCTGCACAACGACGCCGACGAGAAGGTGTTCGACAAGGTGGTGGTGATCACCGACCGGCGGGTGCTCGACAAGCAGCTGCAGGACACCGTTCACCAGTTTGAGCACGTGCACGGCGTGGTGCAGCGCATCGACGAGGACTCCACCCAGCTGGCCGAGGCGCTGACCGGCCAGCAGGCCCGCATCATCATCACGACGCTGCAGAAGTTCCCCTACGTCACCGAGAAGATCGACTCGCTCCCCGACCGCACGTATGCGGTGATCGTGGACGAGGCCCACAGCAGCCAGACCGGCGAGTCGGCCACCAAGCTGAAAGAGGTGCTGGGTTCGGCGGACGGCGCCGCGGCGCCGGACGAGCTGACCGACCCGGCCGAGGATGCGCTTGCCGCTGCCGTGGCCGCCCGGGGCAAGCAGCCCAACCTGTCGTTCTTTGCGTTCACCGCCACACCGAAGGCCCGCACGCTGGAGCTGTTCGGCCGATTGGATCGCGGCACTGGGCGGCACGTGCCGTTTCACCTGTACTCGATGCGTCAGGCGATCGAGGAGGGGTTCATCCTCGACGTGCTGGCCAGCTACGTCACCTACAAGACCTACTGGAACATCGAGAACACCACGCCGGACGACCCCGACTTCGACCCGGGCAAAGCCCGCGCGGCGATCGCCAAGTTTGTGGCGTTGCACGAGCACACGCTGGCCCAGAAGGCCGAGGTGATCGTCGAGCACTTCCGGGAGAACGTCGCCCATCGCATCGGGGGCATGGCCAAGGCGATGGTGGTGACGTCGTCGCGGGAGCACGCCGCCCGTTATGTGCTGGCGCTGCGCAAGTACGTGAACGACAAGGGCTACACCGACGTCGGGGTGCTGGTGGCGTTCTCGGGCACGTTGGATCTGGACGGTGGCACCGAGACCGAGTCGTCGATGAACGGCTTCCCCGACAGCCAGACCCCCGCCGAGTTCGACGGCGGCGAGTGGCAGATCCTGGTGGTGGCCGAGAAGTACCAGACCGGGTTCGACCAGCCGAAGCTGTATGCGATGTACGTCGACAAGCCGCTGAACGGCCTGGCCGCCGTGCAGACGCTGTCGCGTCTCAACCGCACCTACGACCGCGACGGGATCCGCAAGGACGGCACGTTCGTGCTGGACTTTCGCAACGACGCCGACGACATCCGGGCGGCGTTCGAGCCCTGGTACGGCGAGACGGTGGCGCCGCCGACCGACCCCAACCTGCTCTACGACACCCGCCATGCGCTGGACGAGTTTGGGGTGCTGTGGCCAGAAGAGATCGAACGGACCGTCGACCTGCTGCTGGCCAAGGGCGCCACGGTGACCCAGCGGGTCCACGCAGCGCTGGCGCCGGCGATCGACCGGTTTCTCTACGACCTCGAGGAGGACGAACAGGAGCGGTTCCGCGACGACCTGGGCCGCTTCGTGCGCACCTACGCGTTTCTGTCGCAGGTGGTGGCGTTCACCGACATCAAGCTGGAACGCGACTATCTGTACTGCAAGGCCCTCGCTGCGTTCGTGAAGGCCGACGGCTCGGTGGCGGTGCACCCCGACGTGGAGCTGACCCACCTGAAGCTGGAGCAGACCTTCGAGGGGTCGGTCACCCTGGACGGCACCGTCGGCGAGGTGGTGTCGATCTTCGGTGGCACCGGCAAGATGCACGAGCCCGAACCCGAGCCGCTGTCCAACATCATCGCCATGCTGAACGAGCGCTTCGGCACCAGCTGGGACCCCAAGGATCGGGTGTTCTACGACACGGTCGCCGAGAAGCTGATCGAGCGCAGCGACATCCAACAGCAGGCGTCAGCCAACAGCCCCGAGAACTTCGGGCTGATCCTGGCCAAAGAGTTCCAGTCGGGCGTGCTCGACCAGCTGGGCACCTCCGAGGACATGGCGCTGGCCTACATCGACAACACCGAGCTGCAGGGCGAGGTGCTGAAGGCGTACCTGCCGTTCATCCAGGGGAAGGCGAAGGTTGCGCACCAGGAGCACTGCGACGTGACCGAGCTACTGGGACCCGACCGGGAGTCGGCGAGCCTGGAATACAAGGCCACGCTGCGCACCCATCAGGACTCGGGCGGGACGTTCAAGCCGCTTGAGGGCGCCTCGCTGAAGACGATCGCCGCGTTCATGAACGGTCACGAGGGCGGCACCCTGCTGATCGGCGTATCCGACGACGGCACCGTCCACGGGCTGGACAGCGACTACGCCAACCATTCCAAACAAGGCCAGGACCAGCGGGACTGGTTTCAGCAGCACCTGTCCAACATCATCTCGACGTCGATGGGCGACGCTGCGGTCACCAACGTGCGGGCGCAGATGCACCACGTGGATGGCCACGACATCTGCCGGGTGCAGGTGGACCCCTCGGGGTTCCCCGTCGACGCCACCGTGATCAAGCAGAAGCCCGGTGGCCCCAAAGAGAAGGTCACCGAGTTCTACGTGCGAGGACTCAACGGCACCAAAGCCCTCGACGTGGTGGAGAAGCAGAAGTACATCGCCCAACGCTGGCCCGGCACCCCTGAAGCCTCCTGA
- a CDS encoding MarR family transcriptional regulator, with the protein MAMPSSALLPLFRSAQQMRLLAEIFHGVPATGAELARRLGIPQSTVARELARLEGSGLIRTEIVGTGQVAVPADDLPFAPALRQLLAYVGGIVPVLIAEYDGRPEIDEVFIFGSWADRVNGISGPPPNDIDIAIVADSLTRFDLAEERLRLEASTGAKIDQFVVEPDNERLAELRQHSIPVLRRQHAR; encoded by the coding sequence ATGGCGATGCCGAGTTCTGCCCTGCTACCGCTGTTCAGGTCAGCACAACAGATGCGGCTACTCGCTGAAATTTTTCACGGCGTGCCGGCAACCGGCGCGGAACTGGCACGGCGACTCGGCATTCCGCAGTCGACCGTGGCCCGCGAACTCGCCAGGCTGGAAGGGTCAGGACTCATCCGAACCGAGATCGTCGGTACCGGCCAGGTCGCCGTGCCGGCCGATGACCTGCCATTCGCCCCGGCCCTGCGACAGCTGCTGGCGTATGTAGGAGGCATCGTTCCCGTGCTGATCGCCGAGTACGACGGCCGTCCCGAGATCGACGAGGTCTTCATTTTTGGATCATGGGCCGATCGCGTCAACGGCATCTCCGGCCCTCCGCCAAACGACATCGACATAGCGATCGTCGCCGACTCCCTCACTCGCTTCGATCTCGCCGAGGAACGGCTGCGGCTCGAAGCGAGCACCGGTGCAAAGATCGACCAGTTCGTCGTCGAACCCGACAACGAACGACTTGCCGAACTGCGCCAGCACTCGATCCCGGTGCTGAGGCGCCAACATGCGAGGTGA
- a CDS encoding PIN domain-containing protein gives MPSTADALLLDANVLIAATIADHEHHERARQLLGDSRRFATSPSTQGSPIRYLVRVVLR, from the coding sequence ATGCCCTCGACGGCTGACGCGCTACTCCTCGACGCCAACGTGCTGATCGCCGCCACCATCGCCGATCACGAACACCATGAGCGGGCGCGCCAGTTGCTCGGCGACAGCCGACGATTCGCAACCTCCCCATCGACCCAGGGTTCACCGATCCGGTACCTGGTTCGAGTCGTTCTGCGATGA